From Demequina capsici, one genomic window encodes:
- a CDS encoding ABC-F family ATP-binding cassette domain-containing protein, with amino-acid sequence MAMLSPSFHSSGATQLVVDGVSFSYPDRRVLTAISLTVAGGERVGLIGENGSGKSTLLRLAAGALAPDAGSIVATSSGGWTPRVGLLRQEPPFGDEQTVAEALEAAIAPARDAADAVDALGAALADHPDDAAVAGAFADALEEAERLDAWSADARVGTMLAGLGLASVPRTRPTGRLSGGQRARLSLAWLLLARPDVLLLDEPTNHLDDSATEHLADVLRTWRGPVAMASHDRAFLDDVATVLVDLDPAPVPHRVAAAVDDGGPGSGVGVTRFGGTFTEYLADRAASRERWERRYRDEQAELKRLRAGVRDSHQVGHAGASPRTEARASKKFYADRNATVVARRVNDARARLEELEERQIRRPPAALVFSGLDAGAAHRRAAGATGHALVAAGVAVAGRLARTSLAVAPGEHVLITGANGSGKSTLLAVLAGALDPTSGTASIGSGLRVGLLTQDPRIADPFGRGPALTARQAYLDAVGSAAVPLSTFGLLAGRDENRPVAALSVGQQRRLALAIVLADPPDVLLLDEPTNHLSLALVTALEEAIPRFPGTVIVASHDRWLRRRWQGRRLELGRTAARD; translated from the coding sequence ATGGCTATGCTCTCCCCTTCCTTCCACTCGTCCGGCGCGACGCAGCTCGTCGTCGACGGCGTCTCCTTCTCGTACCCCGACCGCCGGGTGCTCACCGCCATCTCGCTCACGGTCGCCGGCGGCGAGCGCGTCGGACTGATCGGCGAGAACGGCTCAGGGAAGTCGACGTTGCTGCGTCTCGCCGCGGGCGCCCTCGCTCCCGACGCGGGCAGCATCGTCGCGACCTCCTCTGGCGGCTGGACACCGCGCGTCGGCCTGCTGCGCCAGGAGCCGCCGTTCGGAGATGAACAGACGGTCGCGGAGGCGCTGGAAGCCGCGATCGCGCCTGCGCGGGACGCTGCCGACGCGGTGGACGCGCTGGGAGCGGCGCTCGCCGATCACCCGGACGACGCTGCCGTCGCAGGCGCGTTCGCCGACGCCCTCGAGGAGGCCGAGCGCCTCGACGCATGGTCAGCGGACGCGCGCGTCGGGACCATGCTCGCCGGGCTGGGTCTGGCATCGGTGCCTCGCACCCGTCCGACTGGCCGCCTGTCTGGCGGCCAGCGCGCCCGGCTGTCCCTCGCCTGGCTGCTGCTCGCCCGGCCCGACGTCCTGCTCCTGGACGAACCGACCAACCACCTGGACGACTCCGCGACGGAGCATCTGGCGGACGTGCTGCGCACCTGGCGCGGGCCCGTCGCCATGGCGAGCCATGATCGTGCCTTCCTCGACGACGTGGCGACCGTGCTCGTGGACCTGGATCCGGCGCCCGTCCCCCACAGGGTCGCGGCCGCGGTGGACGACGGCGGGCCAGGCTCGGGCGTCGGCGTCACCCGCTTCGGCGGCACGTTCACCGAGTATCTGGCCGACCGTGCCGCGTCCCGCGAGCGCTGGGAGCGTCGCTACCGGGACGAGCAGGCCGAGCTGAAGCGCCTGCGCGCAGGGGTGCGCGACAGTCACCAGGTGGGCCACGCGGGCGCGTCGCCGCGCACCGAGGCGCGCGCCTCCAAGAAGTTCTACGCGGACCGCAACGCGACGGTGGTCGCCCGGCGCGTCAACGATGCCCGCGCCCGTCTCGAGGAGTTGGAGGAGCGGCAGATTCGGAGGCCTCCGGCCGCGCTCGTCTTCTCGGGTCTGGACGCGGGAGCCGCTCACCGCCGCGCTGCTGGGGCCACCGGTCACGCGCTGGTCGCCGCCGGCGTGGCGGTCGCCGGGCGCCTCGCCCGCACCTCGCTCGCGGTGGCACCGGGCGAGCATGTGCTGATCACGGGGGCCAACGGGTCGGGCAAGTCGACGCTGCTGGCGGTGCTCGCAGGTGCGCTCGACCCCACGAGCGGCACCGCGAGCATCGGCTCCGGTCTTCGCGTGGGCCTCCTGACGCAGGACCCGCGCATCGCCGACCCGTTCGGCCGCGGTCCTGCTCTCACCGCACGCCAGGCGTACCTGGACGCGGTGGGGTCCGCGGCCGTCCCGCTGTCGACGTTCGGCCTGCTCGCGGGTCGGGATGAGAACCGCCCGGTCGCGGCGCTGAGCGTAGGCCAGCAGCGTCGTCTGGCACTGGCGATCGTGCTGGCGGACCCGCCGGACGTGCTGTTGCTGGACGAGCCGACGAACCACCTGTCGTTGGCGCTCGTCACCGCGCTCGAGGAGGCGATCCCGCGGTTCCCTGGCACCGTGATCGTGGCGTCGCACGACCGTTGGCTGCGGCGGCGATGGCAGGGCCGTCGCCTCGAGCTGGGACGGACGGCGGCGCGCGACTGA
- a CDS encoding phosphoketolase family protein, giving the protein MTQNPWSYRTTDAATDAEVDGIDRWWRATNYLSVGQIYLLDNPLLRETLTRDHVKPRLVGHWGTTPGLNFIYAHLNRMIKARQQPTMYIIGPGHGGPGLVASSFLDGTYTETYPDISNDEAGLKRLFKQFSFPGGIPSHVAPETPGSIHEGGELGYALSHAYGAAFDNPDLLVAAVVGDGEAETGPLATSWHSNKFINPATDGVVLPILHLNGYKIANPTVLARISEQELVDLMKGYGHKPHVFEAGMDDESHESIHRRFAAVLDEVMDEIAAIKAEAKVNPNMERPMWPMIVMRTPKGWTCPPKIDGKITEGSWRAHQVPLSSARDTDEHLHTLEDWLKSYGPEELFDEAGAPLPATTALAPEGELRMSARPEANGGLLMKDLRLPDFRDYAVDVPVPGYGPHEATKVLGGYLKGVMAANTDNFRIFAPDELASNRIQAVLDVTNKVWNARSEFDDEHMAHEGRVVEMLSEHQCQGWLEGYLLTGRHGLLTSYEAFIHIIDSMFNQHAKWLKVSRELPWRRPIPSLNYLLSSHVWRQDHNGFSHQDPGFIDHVVNKKAEVVRVYLPADSNTLLATYDHCLRSRDYVNVVIAGKQPQASWLTMDQAVDHCTRGAGIWEFASNVPDGEEPDVVIAGIGDVPTMEALAAVDIIREELPDLKVRFVNVVDLMRLQPEKEHPHGMSDREFDQLFTTDKPIIMAYHGYPWLIHRLTYRRTGHSNLHVRGYKEEGTTTTPFDMAMLNDIDRYHLVMDVIDHVPSLGTKAASLRQRLFDQRLAARRYAREFGEDLPEVANWVWPDARGTVDADVSATAATGGDNE; this is encoded by the coding sequence ATGACGCAGAACCCTTGGTCGTACCGTACGACCGACGCAGCAACCGACGCAGAGGTCGATGGCATCGACCGCTGGTGGCGCGCCACCAACTACCTGAGCGTCGGCCAGATCTATCTTCTGGACAACCCCCTGCTCCGTGAGACGCTCACCCGCGATCACGTGAAGCCCCGCCTCGTGGGCCACTGGGGCACCACGCCTGGCCTGAACTTCATCTACGCCCACCTGAACCGCATGATCAAGGCGCGCCAGCAGCCGACCATGTACATCATCGGCCCCGGTCACGGCGGCCCCGGCCTGGTCGCGTCGAGCTTCCTGGACGGCACCTACACCGAGACCTACCCCGACATCTCGAACGACGAGGCGGGCCTCAAGCGACTGTTCAAGCAGTTCAGCTTCCCCGGCGGCATCCCGTCGCACGTCGCACCCGAGACGCCCGGATCGATCCACGAGGGCGGCGAGCTGGGCTACGCGCTCAGCCACGCGTACGGCGCGGCCTTCGACAACCCCGACCTGCTGGTCGCCGCGGTCGTCGGCGACGGCGAGGCCGAGACGGGCCCGCTCGCCACGTCGTGGCACTCGAACAAGTTCATCAACCCCGCCACCGACGGCGTCGTGCTGCCGATCCTGCACCTCAACGGGTACAAGATCGCCAACCCGACCGTGCTCGCCCGCATCTCCGAGCAGGAGCTCGTGGACCTCATGAAGGGGTACGGCCACAAGCCGCACGTCTTCGAGGCCGGCATGGACGACGAGTCGCACGAGTCGATCCACCGTCGCTTCGCGGCCGTGCTCGACGAGGTGATGGACGAGATCGCTGCCATCAAGGCCGAGGCGAAGGTGAACCCGAACATGGAGCGCCCCATGTGGCCCATGATCGTGATGCGCACGCCCAAGGGCTGGACCTGCCCGCCCAAGATCGACGGCAAGATCACCGAGGGCTCGTGGCGCGCACACCAGGTGCCGCTGAGCTCGGCGCGCGACACGGACGAGCACCTGCACACGCTCGAGGACTGGCTGAAGTCGTACGGCCCTGAGGAGCTGTTCGATGAGGCCGGCGCCCCGCTGCCCGCCACCACCGCGCTGGCGCCGGAAGGCGAGCTGCGCATGTCGGCCCGCCCCGAGGCCAACGGCGGCCTGCTGATGAAGGACCTGCGCCTGCCGGACTTCCGCGACTACGCTGTGGATGTCCCGGTGCCCGGCTACGGCCCGCACGAGGCGACCAAGGTGCTCGGCGGATACCTCAAGGGCGTCATGGCGGCCAACACCGACAACTTCCGCATCTTCGCCCCCGACGAGCTCGCGTCCAACCGCATCCAGGCGGTGCTCGACGTCACGAACAAGGTATGGAACGCCCGCTCCGAGTTCGACGACGAGCACATGGCCCACGAGGGCCGCGTGGTCGAGATGCTGTCCGAGCACCAGTGCCAGGGATGGCTGGAGGGCTACCTGCTCACCGGCCGCCACGGCCTGTTGACGTCCTACGAGGCGTTCATCCACATCATCGACTCGATGTTCAACCAGCACGCCAAGTGGCTCAAGGTCTCCCGCGAGCTCCCGTGGCGCCGCCCGATCCCGTCGCTGAACTACCTGCTGTCCAGCCACGTGTGGCGCCAGGACCACAACGGCTTCAGCCACCAGGACCCTGGCTTCATCGACCACGTCGTGAACAAGAAGGCCGAGGTCGTGCGCGTCTACCTGCCGGCCGACTCCAACACCCTGCTGGCCACCTACGACCACTGCCTACGGTCGCGCGACTATGTGAACGTGGTCATCGCGGGCAAGCAGCCTCAGGCGTCGTGGCTCACCATGGACCAGGCCGTGGACCACTGCACCCGAGGTGCCGGCATCTGGGAGTTCGCCTCCAATGTGCCGGACGGCGAGGAGCCCGACGTGGTCATCGCCGGCATCGGCGACGTCCCCACCATGGAGGCGCTCGCCGCGGTGGACATCATCCGCGAGGAGCTCCCCGACCTCAAGGTGCGGTTCGTCAACGTCGTGGACCTCATGCGGCTCCAGCCCGAGAAGGAGCACCCGCACGGCATGTCGGACCGCGAGTTCGACCAGCTGTTCACCACGGACAAGCCGATCATCATGGCGTACCACGGCTACCCGTGGCTGATCCACCGCCTCACGTACCGTCGCACCGGCCACAGCAACCTGCACGTGCGCGGCTACAAGGAGGAGGGCACCACCACCACGCCGTTCGACATGGCCATGCTGAACGACATCGACCGCTACCACCTGGTCATGGACGTGATCGACCACGTGCCGAGCCTCGGCACGAAGGCCGCGTCGCTGCGCCAGCGACTGTTCGACCAGCGGCTCGCAGCCCGTCGCTACGCCCGGGAGTTCGGAGAGGACCTTCCCGAGGTCGCGAACTGGGTGTGGCCCGACGCTCGTGGCACCGTGGACGCCGACGTGTCCGCGACCGCCGCGACCGGCGGGGACAACGAGTAG
- a CDS encoding glycerate kinase produces the protein MVDDGVRDQHGPLRVVVALDSFKGSVTSAEACHAVAAGVREAAPDAVVTELPVADGGEGTFDALAPHGMRGEIPTVDLLGRPTVAPYVELPHAVAVESASTLGLALLGPPTPALARRAHSYGLGLHLRGAARDSDAHRALVGLGGTGTTDGGVGMLLALGARVWLADGTPLWPDGRPQAQNPLLLRPTRVELPQVECVPVGLADVATPLLGPRGSARMFAAQKGADPELVDELEVAMTTWADALARAGAAVADVPGAGAAGGIGAALLAIGGMLSPGLETILHETHGIDSLASADVVVTGEGALDAQTAEGKVPAAVAGLAHRAARAEGRDVTVIALAGRVDAGHAELERMGLAWAQPIHDRPLPLAEAMDRDVTLAALSRAAARAIRTTLDG, from the coding sequence ATGGTCGACGACGGCGTGAGGGACCAGCATGGGCCGCTTCGCGTGGTCGTCGCGCTCGACTCATTCAAGGGATCCGTGACCAGCGCCGAGGCCTGCCACGCGGTGGCGGCGGGCGTGCGCGAGGCCGCGCCGGACGCGGTCGTGACGGAGCTTCCGGTGGCCGACGGCGGCGAGGGGACGTTCGACGCGCTCGCCCCGCACGGCATGCGAGGCGAGATCCCCACGGTGGACCTGCTGGGCCGCCCGACGGTGGCGCCCTACGTGGAGCTCCCGCACGCGGTGGCTGTCGAGTCCGCGTCGACGTTGGGGCTCGCACTCCTGGGGCCGCCCACGCCCGCGCTGGCGCGCCGCGCGCATTCCTACGGACTCGGGCTGCACCTCCGCGGCGCCGCCCGCGACTCCGACGCCCACCGTGCCCTCGTCGGCCTCGGGGGCACCGGCACCACCGACGGTGGCGTGGGGATGCTGCTCGCGCTGGGCGCTCGCGTCTGGCTTGCCGACGGCACTCCGCTCTGGCCTGACGGGCGCCCGCAGGCGCAGAACCCGCTGCTCCTGCGTCCCACGAGGGTGGAGCTGCCGCAGGTCGAGTGCGTGCCCGTCGGCCTGGCCGACGTGGCGACGCCGCTGCTGGGTCCCCGCGGCTCGGCACGCATGTTCGCCGCGCAGAAGGGCGCCGACCCGGAGCTGGTCGACGAGCTCGAGGTCGCGATGACGACATGGGCTGACGCGCTCGCACGGGCGGGTGCCGCAGTCGCTGACGTGCCGGGAGCAGGCGCGGCCGGCGGGATCGGCGCGGCTCTCCTGGCGATCGGAGGCATGCTCTCCCCCGGCCTCGAGACGATCCTGCACGAGACCCACGGCATCGACTCGCTCGCGAGCGCGGATGTCGTGGTGACGGGCGAGGGAGCCCTCGATGCGCAGACCGCGGAGGGCAAGGTGCCTGCTGCGGTCGCAGGACTGGCGCACCGTGCGGCCCGTGCGGAGGGTCGGGACGTCACGGTCATCGCGCTGGCGGGACGGGTGGATGCCGGCCACGCGGAGCTCGAGCGGATGGGCCTCGCGTGGGCTCAGCCGATCCACGACCGGCCTCTTCCACTTGCGGAGGCGATGGACCGCGACGTCACGCTCGCGGCGCTGTCGCGCGCCGCCGCCCGTGCGATCCGGACCACCCTGGACGGCTGA